DNA sequence from the Zavarzinia compransoris genome:
GACCAGTTCCTGCGCGACGGCGCCAACCGGCGCGACGATGCCTATGGCGGGCCGGTGGCCCATCGCACCCGCTTCCTGTTCGAGGTGGTCGATGCGGTTTCCGCCGCCATCGGGCCTGAACGGGTGGGCGTGCGCATCGCCCCGGTAACGCCGTCGAACGGCATCGCCGACAGCGACCCCGTACCCCTGTTCTTCGCCGTCGCCGAGGGGCTGGACGCCCGCGGCATCCTTTACCTGCATGTGGTCGAGGGGGCGACGGGCGGCGCCCGCGACCACGGCCAGCCCTTCGACTTCGCCGCCCTGCGCCGGCATTTCCGCGGCGCCTATATCGCCAACAACGGCTACGACAAGGCCCTGGCCGAGGCGGCGCTGGCCGCCGATCATGCCGACCTGATCGCCTTCGGCCGGCCCTTCATCGCCAATCCCGACCTTGTCGAGCGCCTGCGCCGCGATGCGCCGCTGAACGGCCTCGTCCGCGAAACCCTCTATGGCGGTGGCGCCGAGGGCTATACCGATTATCCTGTCCTCGCCTCTTCGTAAGCGGCGGGGGATCCATGGCATTCTGGCAGCGGGCCCGGGCGGCCCTCGTCCTTCTTTTCGCCCTGGCGGCGGCGCCGGCGGCGGCCGACGAGGCCCCGCGGCTGGCGGTGGTTTCCGCCTTCGGGCCCGAACTCGCCCTGCTGCGCCAGGCGGTGCAGGATCCGGTGACGCAGGAAATCGCCGGCATCGATTTCGTCACCGGCACCATCGGCCGGCACAAGGTCGTGCTCTTCCTCTCCGGGATCAGCATGGTCAATGCCGCCATGTCGACCCAGGCCGCCCTCGATCATTTCAAGGTGACGGCGATCGTCTTCAGCGGCATCGCCGGCGGCGTCGACCCTGGGCTCGCTATCGGCGATGTGGTGGTCGCGGAACGCTGGGGGCAATATCTCGAGAACGTCCTGGCCCGGCAGGCCGGGGACGGCTGGCGCCTGCCCGCCGACAAGGCGGCGGAATTCGCCAATTTCGGCATGATGTTCCCGCAAGGGGTGGGCATCGCCCGGCCGGGGGACGTGATCGAGCATAAATTCTGGTTCGCCGCCGACCCTGCCCTACTGGCCGTCGCCCGCCGGGTGGCGGCGGGGATCGACCTGGCGCGCTGCACGCTGCCCGGCACCTGCCTCGACCATCAGCCGCGGGTGGTGGTCGGCGGCCAGGGGGTTTCCGGCCAGAGCTTCGTCGACAATGCCGCCTTCCGCGCCTATGTCTTTGACACCTTCAAGGCCCAGGTGCTGGACATGGAGACGGCGGCCCTGGCCCAGGTCGCCTATGCCAACGGCGTGCCCTTCATCGCCTTCCGCAGCCTGTCGGACCTGGCCGGCGGCGGCGAGGGCGAGAATGAGATCGGCACCTTCTTCGCCTTCGCGGCCGACAATGCGGCCAAAGTGGTGCTCGCCTTCATCGCCGCTCTTCCAACCCCTTGATCGTCAGTCGGGGCGGAAGGGCCGGCCGAGAAAGGCGGTCAGCAGCTGTTCGGCGGCAAGGCTCGGCGTGGTCTCGCCCGCGACCACCCGGGCTTCCAGGGCCGGGGCCTCGGCCGCGACCTGGGGGTGGTCCTTGAGGGCGGTGATCAGGCCGTCCTCGATCTCGCGCCAGAGGGCGGCGCGCGACTGTTCGGCGCGCAGCCGGGCCAGTTCGCCCGCCCCGTCCATGGCGCTGCGGAACGCCTCGATCGTGTCCCAGACCGTCTCCAGCCCCTTGGCGGCGACCGACGACACGGTCAGCACCTTGGGCCGCCAGCACGGGACCTTGGGCCGCATCAGGTGCAGGGCGGAACGCAGTTCCGAGGCCGCGCGCTGCGCCGCCAGCAGAAGGTCGCCGTCGGCCTTGGTGACGATCAGGAGATCGGCCAGT
Encoded proteins:
- a CDS encoding 5'-methylthioadenosine/S-adenosylhomocysteine nucleosidase produces the protein MAFWQRARAALVLLFALAAAPAAADEAPRLAVVSAFGPELALLRQAVQDPVTQEIAGIDFVTGTIGRHKVVLFLSGISMVNAAMSTQAALDHFKVTAIVFSGIAGGVDPGLAIGDVVVAERWGQYLENVLARQAGDGWRLPADKAAEFANFGMMFPQGVGIARPGDVIEHKFWFAADPALLAVARRVAAGIDLARCTLPGTCLDHQPRVVVGGQGVSGQSFVDNAAFRAYVFDTFKAQVLDMETAALAQVAYANGVPFIAFRSLSDLAGGGEGENEIGTFFAFAADNAAKVVLAFIAALPTP